CACGAGTCGGGAGACCACCCACACCGATCCCACGATCAGCATCCACGGGGTGCAGCACTACGCAGTCGGGAACATGCCGGGAGCCGTACCGTTCACGTCCACCGAAGCCCTGGTCAGTGTCACGCTCCCCTACATCCTTGGCATCGCTGGTCGAGGACTGGAAGAAGCCGTCACGGAACGGCCGGAATTGCTGTCTGGCTTGAACACCGTGAAAGGAGCGGTCTGCCACCCCGGCGTCGCAAAGGCCTTAAACGTTCCGCCACGCCATCCCATGGCATGCCTGCGCTGAAGCCATCACAGGGCTCGGATGTAAAGCCATTCCCCACTGAGCTGCCCATCCCGTCTCTGAAACAGCGAGGTTTCCTTTAAACATCTGCGCTGTCCAGACGCGACGAAATGCGCTGCAAACTGAACAGTGCCCTGGCAATCCTCGATGCCACCACCTTCCACAGCGAGGATTTCGAGTGCCATCCATCGGAGCTGACGGCTGTTGGACCGTAGTTCGCGACGCCGTTGCTGAAGCGGAGTTTGTGGCTCAGGGTGCGTGCCGATCAAATACTCAATCTCACCCAGCGCATAAGCGCTGTAACGCGACCGCATCAACTGTTCAGCCGTTTGCGCCTTCGCCAGTCCCTGATGAAAAGGACCGCAACATGACGCCAACGGGGCACCGGAACCACAAGGACACGCATCCCGATCAGCAGCGGACCCTGCAAACCCCCTGGCCATGCGATCAGTCTCGAGTGCTGGAACAGCAGTCCAGAGGCAAAAGAGGCCTCTGCAGCGATGGCAACGCCACCCCCTCCCGCATCGCCAGCAGCAACCCGGCAGCTTCGGCATAGGTCGCAGCAGCAACCACCCGTCCCTCAAGTCCCATGGAATGGGACGACACCTGCAGCACAGAAGGGTTGGTGACGGCAATCACCGGGACGTTCCGCTCCAAACAGGCCAGGACGGCCTCACCCCCTAAAGCACCCTCCGGCACCACAAGGGCCCCAAGCCCGGAAGCCAGCAGATCTCCAGGCTGCGCTGATGCCGACTGAATCAGATCGGGTGCACGACTGAGCCCCACGAGAACACAGGGGAGAAAAGTATGCGCCAGCTCTTCGGCTGCCGCCCGCGGATCCAGCTGAGGATCAAGGGGCAAAGGAGCCAGAGCCGGTGCGTGGGCACAGGGGATCTGAAGATGCCGCACGAGCAGATGGCTGATCACCGCCTCCGCACCAGCCAACCCATCCACGCCGCTGCCATGGCGATAAGCCTGCAACGCTTCGCTGCCGGAATCATCCGGAAATCGAGCCACCACAGCGATCGCCGTTGCGCCCCTTTCACGCAGCTTCTCCCCAGCGCGAAGCAGTGCATCAGGACGCTCGAGCGAGCCCCAGCTCACCCCACTCTCCCCCTGCCGCAGCGTGACTTCGAGAGGGACATCCGTAGTGACCACCGGGCCAATCTCCAAGCCGAGCGTGGCGCGACAGGCATCGGCAACCTGGAGGTGGCGGTCCCGAAGCGACGGTTCGATCCCAGCGTCGAGCAGCAAGCCAACCCGCTGCCGCCGTCCTCCTCGCAGCGCCAGCTCCCCAGCTGCAAAACGATCAAGCCCCCATCCCTCCACGTAAAGAATGCGTTCGTCGCTCCAGTAGAGGGCGGCCCCATTCATCACATTGGGGTGGGTCACCAGACAGCCCGAGGCCGCCGCGAGTACCCGCGCAGCCGGCAGCGCATCACCGGCATACCCTCCGATCTCGCATCCAATCCCCGTGGGCACAATCATCAGTGTGGGGAAGACGGCAGCCATCACGTCACCCCTCGTGCTGAAGCATCACCGCTTCGATCACCACCTCAGAGCCACCCTCTGGTGAATCCATCACCGACGTGATCGCCCAGCGCAGCGGCTCGCCGTGCACTCGCAAATGGTCCAGGATCCTCCGACGCCA
The sequence above is a segment of the Synechococcus sp. PROS-7-1 genome. Coding sequences within it:
- a CDS encoding DUF3326 domain-containing protein, producing MAAVFPTLMIVPTGIGCEIGGYAGDALPAARVLAAASGCLVTHPNVMNGAALYWSDERILYVEGWGLDRFAAGELALRGGRRQRVGLLLDAGIEPSLRDRHLQVADACRATLGLEIGPVVTTDVPLEVTLRQGESGVSWGSLERPDALLRAGEKLRERGATAIAVVARFPDDSGSEALQAYRHGSGVDGLAGAEAVISHLLVRHLQIPCAHAPALAPLPLDPQLDPRAAAEELAHTFLPCVLVGLSRAPDLIQSASAQPGDLLASGLGALVVPEGALGGEAVLACLERNVPVIAVTNPSVLQVSSHSMGLEGRVVAAATYAEAAGLLLAMREGVALPSLQRPLLPLDCCSSTRD
- a CDS encoding YchJ family protein, with translation MASCCGPFHQGLAKAQTAEQLMRSRYSAYALGEIEYLIGTHPEPQTPLQQRRRELRSNSRQLRWMALEILAVEGGGIEDCQGTVQFAAHFVASGQRRCLKETSLFQRRDGQLSGEWLYIRAL